The following nucleotide sequence is from Rhizoctonia solani chromosome 15, complete sequence.
TAGATGGGTGCAAATAGTCGTCAAGTTGCTCTTCCTGTTACCTCCGCGGACCAACCCATAACGTATTGGTGTTTGACAGTAAGAGGGAGCCCAAGTCTATATATGTTCAGCTTGTCCATGAGATCCAATGAAAATGTATGAGCCAAGCAGTATGTGTACTGTGAGTAGCTAGCTAAAATTGGAGATGAAGCTTGTTGTGGTTAGAATCCAACAAACCAAACGTTGGCACAACCATTGGGTGCCGGGTGGCGCCCATCTTCGGCAATAAGTTCTGGGACAGCACACCGGAAAATCCAGGTAAACTATAGATTAGATATGATTCCTTTTTCACATCAAGTCCCTTGATTCTTAATCCCGGTACTTCACCACCATAGTAATTGCCAACCATAGTTATACTGTATCTTCAGTTGAATACTGGATCCATGGAATGGCGCCAACTCCTTGTGCTGACTGCTAAAAGATATGACCCAACAAAGGGTAGATATGACTGTTCCAGTTATTGTGGGTCTCTTGCTATCTTGACACTGGACCAGGGATTTAATTTCCGGACGGAAGTGAATTAAGTGTCATTATGCCATGTATCGGTGTCTCAAAAAAGGACTACACTAGAGCAATCACAAGAAAAAATCAAAGTCTAATCCCACGGAGATTGATATGATATCATCCGTGTCTATCAGGTCAAAGCCAAAATAGGGATTACGAGGCTTATTGAAGGTGCTATCATCTCATTCTCGCTTCAAATCACCTTTCAAGTCACCTGTTGAAGACCGTTCAGTCCAGTCGTCTACAAGTGCCGAGCCCACTTCTCCTAATATAAATTATGTATAATTTCACGTCCAGGGAGGATGCGCGGAATGTACCTCAGGCAATCTTATCACCCAACCTTGCTTGGTCCAGACTTCGACACCCGTCATGATACCTTAAAGGCACTTTGAGTTTCGGCTCTCTAAGGTGCTGtaaaatatatgcgttctGTTTGATTTTATGTATCTGCATTTTTGTGTCAGATAGTCCTGATTTTGGGCCCAAGGTATTCGTTGGCTTGGTATAAAAATCAGCACGTTTTATCTTTATTTATAGCCAATGTATGTTGAAGCAGTCAACTGGTGATTCCATATGCGTTTTCTTGCAAATTTCTTCCTAATAATATGGATACTCAGATTGGATCATAGCAAGTtatacatgcatatatgaGGACTTTACAAAGCCTGTGCATTTTGACATCACATATATCGCAGTGCAATACAAGCACCAAACTTACATAGGCCCAAGGTAAACTAAGATTGTTAAGCTATACCCATAAAATTCCCTTTTTGAAGAATCAACACATGTCTTTAGCTCAGAAATTGAGTGAAAAAAGAATGCCACGAACCTGGATTGAACAGGTGACCTGTAGATTGCTACCCAGCAAGTCTCCTTGCTTAGCTTCAGTCTAACGCTCTCCCAGCTGAGCTACCGCGGCTTGTCGTCTACCTGCTATCAAAATACTATATCACGTGCAAATTGACTGAGCTGATTGATAGCTGCGGGTAGTAATCCTTCTTATGACACGCGCTGGAAGGTTTCCCTATGAACGATCACCAAATATTGACGATCGACTCTCCCCAGAGATGCTGCATATCCCATATTCGTTCCGTGGAAACTGGACTTCGATAGCGCCGAAGACCGAACAGTACAATTTGGCTGAGCTTCAGTATTCACAGAAAACCTCGATCGTTGGCGCTTGCATGTACTCTCGCAGGACAAAACGCTGCGAGAAACTAGTTGAATTTATGAGTATATTTATGCTTACAATGGAATACTAGATGTTTTGGGATGAAGATTGTTGGATTATGGGAAAGTAGCAGCCTCGCAATGCAAGTACAGAACTTCACTGAACAGAATAACCTGTGGTAAACATGATAAACGCCAAAAAGACataaaatccgcatgacgtctAGATCTTTACAGACACATCCGCTCAAAAACGCAGAATCAGCAACTCGATGGCGCGCAGGGATGAGCCCGTCATGAGGATTCGTGGGACCACTGATCGGATTTTACCGGCACTCCGCATACAACGCCCGATTTTTATATCCAAAAAATCCGTGCTTTTGGGGCTCGCCGCGAAGCAAGAGGCAGGTCTTaagctcttcttcttcttgaacCTTTTTTCTGTAGACTAAAATTATTGGCTGGTATATACGTGTGCAGACGGTCACGGAAAGAGTGCGCAGCACAGTTAGCTTCAGTGGTCAATGTGGGTTCCACGTGCAAACAAAGTTTACCATAAGCAATATTATGAGCGCTATCAATCGAATCCTTCAATTAGACGCCACTTCAGACAACGAGGGTTTGGCACAGAGGTCTGCTGTGACTTTTCACGGTTACATTTGTAGTGTGTGAGCCACAAACTTGGTATGCCATGCATTCGGAGTTTCGGGGATACACTTGGATCTCAATCGCTCTCGCGTGAAATCTGTTCTTTGTATTCCAATGGATGGGTTATTCTCCTTTCGTGGCCTTCATCAAACCGTCCTGAATCTAAGTACCCCAGACAATCTTCTCGCGTGAAATCTGTTCTTTGTATTCCAATGGATGGGTTATTCTCCTTTCGTGGCCTTCATCAAACCGTCCTGAATCTAAGTACCCCAGACAATGGCTAGTATACTAGGGTAATTGAAGGTCCGTTGGGCCGTCGCCTTGTTCAGGGGGCTGGTAAGGACCAAGTGGTATGGGGCTCGCCGATCGGCGTGACTTGGTGCATCTGTTACCTCGTTGTCCCACCCCACAGATTTACCCGATCGTTCTTGTCACGCACTTCCAACGGTCAATCAAACACTATAGACTTGAGGGGTGTGGTAATCCAGCCTTTTTCGCTAAATTGGCGAAGAGCCCACGTGAAATCACGACTTTCTATCTTTAGATGTCCGTCAGGTAGGTTCATATCTTGAAAATATACAATTAAAATCGGATTTTGACAGACGTTGGAGTGCAACAGTTTTCGCCATGGATGAAACCCAGACCAACGTATCTCTCGGATGGAATCGAGGCCCCACTTGGTGCACACGTTCCAATATCACGATACCGATAGGCGCTGTGCACATTTGACAAGACTCCACATATATAATCAGCACGACCAGCCTCGTGTTTTACTCGTGTTGCTTCCTGGTAATCACGGAGCATGCCCAAATATGAAGCACGTATGAGCTTAAATCTTTGTGTTCTGTAATACTTATTGCCAGGCAAATAGCTTACACGAATACATATATATTCGCATTTTGCTATCGCCTGTGTCACTAAAACACAGACTCCAATCCTCGGTAGCTCGGTATTGCAGTAATGTCTAATCATGTAAGTTGGCCAGGCGGTGTGATAGTAGTTATCTAGCTGAGATATTTCTTCTAGTTGAACCACGCTCCATATCCTCGAATGTCTACGAGGACGGACTTGATTCACGATGTAAGCTATGCCGCGGCCTGAAGCTTTAAGTTAACAGCCTTTCTAGCTCTCTCagtccaagaagctcatACCATGGATGTGTCGCTCTATTCTCGCTACGGCCCTGTTTCGCTGCTGGTATCTGATTGTATTGATCACCGCATGGGCTGCATGTGTCAGTATCATCAACGACAAAATTCGTAATCTGAGTACAGCCCACTCTCCTCACCGCGTGAGTCCCTTAATAGCTCTTGATATCTTGGTTTTGTGTCAATGGTGGTATTAGGTTCGGTACCATCCTTGGCTTTGTCATCTCGGTATGTGAGCTATGCCGTGCTCAATATTTTTATGACCCATTTATTCTTCCTTAGTACCGCACGTCATCAGCCTTCGAGAGATATAATGAAGGTAGAAGGTTATGGTCAACTATCATTCTGGCAAGTAGAACCTTTTCTAGAACAGGTTAGTCCAGTTAAATAGTTCTCTCGCAACCTAAACCTAACGTACAATAAACGACAGTCTGGTTTCATATTCCGGATGAGCCTAAAATACCAACTGCTGCGTCTAGGCCTCCGAGTGCAGCTGCAGACGCAACGCTGGCATCGCATGAAGGCCAACCGACAGGTTTGAGATTGGCTCGCGCCCGAGTGCTGATTGAAAAACGTACAACAATCATCTGATTGAAGCATTCAGCATCGCAGTAAAACACTACCTCCGAGGCGAGGATGGGATTTATTATGAAGATTATATAAGCTTGTTAAATTCTTGCCTGCATACGCACTTCCTAACAGCACCAAGATGCAAGACGATTGTGAGTGCTCCGGCGGGGGCGATGGAGCAGTTAGCGAAAGCCCTGTAAGGGGGACAAGACACTTGCCTGCATACGCACTTCCTAACAGCACCAAGATGCAAGACGATTGTGAGTGCTCCGGCGGGGGCGATGGAGCAGTTAGCGAAAGCCCTGTAAGGGGGACAAGACAGCAGAGTTGGACATCAGGATCCACCGCCCTTCCTGAACTACCTGATGAAGTTCGGATTACGATACCTGATGTCCAAGAGAAATTCGTTTCCCCCGGCGAGGAGCCACGCTGCGAAACCATACCCAACCAAACGCCAAGCAGGCCGACGGACAGGATAAAGAACCTGTTTATCTCTACCCGTCAAAAAATCCCCCAAATGGGCCATTCATGATATTTGGCCCTTGAGTCTGTTGATACAAGCGTTTCCACATAGATTTGTCTCCGGTAAGACGGCAGCAAGGTTGCGGAGGACAAATTGTCCGATTACCTTGAATGTTCCTTTGGAGATTACATTCTACCTAGTAGGTCAAACAAACAAAGCCAGAAAGGTTAATTTCAATTTGGCCGTTTAGAGCTCGTATATTGCTGCGCTGCAGCATAGACAGGCAATTGATGTACCTACCACAAGTAAGTTGTCAATCAAATAAGTTGGTGAACTCTATAGATCTACTTATTCATTACCCGCAGATACTCTACTTCTAGGGCTTAACCAGCTGGTTGATTCGCTATCGGGCCTAGAAAGGATATTGACAACACCTATACCTTTTTCGTGAGTATCCCATCGCCTTGTTGTCTTATGGTAAGAAACCAATATGAATAGCTATGGAACCCAACTGTGGATATCGTGTTTCCTTTACCTAGGCGTCCTAGTAAGCACTCAAATACCTATAGTGATACTCGAACCTAACTCATTcttgcgcatatagccgttTCAAACTGTGGCAATCAATGGGGTATATTACGATCCCGGCAACGGCTATAGCGGTACGTTAAATGTGTATTTATGCCTTAGAACTGACCCCAATTGTCGAGTTATTTGCTAGTCGTTCATATTCTTTGGGTTCCTGGCTGCAGGGGAGGAAATTGAAAGTGAGTGATTGATATGATCCAGCTCAGTTGATCAAGTTTCTTGATGCTGATGCGGTTGGTGATATTGCTAGATCCCTTTGGTAAGACTTAGTCATTCAATCATGTATTACTATCAGCCAACGATTCCGCACAATGGCAGGATACGACAAGGTGATCATCACTGTTGTGGATAATAGTTTATCAGGCTAACCATGCACATAGAACGATCTTGACATGGATTACTTTTGTAAAATCCTGATCCGGGCTGAACTTGATGCATTAATGAGCGTGCCAGTTCCAAAACCAGAAGAATGGGCGTTTTCAGAAGATAACAACTATCTTTTCGAGAGCGATGACGCTGAAATCCCTGGGAGGTCCCCCGAAGAATGGTTAGAGGAAACAAATCCAGAAGAGGCGATGAGAAACGCGTTAATGGATTATGAGCTTGGCTTGTACACAGATTCAAGAAGCTAGGCCTCCTCTCTGAAATTTCGGAGGTCTATGTGCATATAGGCAAATGATGTGTCACGGTCTTTTACCACGTCCAAAGGCTTTATCCTACTACTTCCATCAATCTCTGGTCCAGATATACCCGGAAAGGATGATCGTGTATGCGGGGTAGGTTATCCACTAAGCGCTTGTTTGGTGGATCCACGGTGAGTTCTTTGCTCTTGTTATATGTATTCGACACTCGAGAGACGCCGGGCTCTGTAGTGTGATTTAGAGGTTGCATCGTGGTTGTATTCCGCCTCGTGTCTTACTCGTACCCGCTTATAGGCTATACCAGACTTATCGGTGTTTGTGATAGTACTCGCCCCTGGCTACTGCGGTCGGTACCGAAACTGGGGGACCAAAGGTATCCGTATTTAAGAGCTGGGTTGAGTGGGAAGGGTGTATACAGAGATACCTCTGATAGACAACCCACCCCCCTCCTAAGGCATGTTCCTAGTATTCTGGTTTTACATTTTATCTCATCGTATCGTTTGCAGGGTTTTAACCGGCCACAGATATTGGCTATTAAATTCCGGCCTAACGAAACTCAAATCGCTCACGTGCATACAATACATTTAGCAAGTAACGGCTCGTGTAAGGATAGGCCAGAATAGTAATGTGAGCCTTTCCAGAATCATAGGGGTATACGCAATATAGCGACGGATTCTAATGGCTGAAAATGTCTGCAGCGCAAAATGCCTTGGCCATTTAAAATTTCGGTGCTCTCTCCTTACAACATCACTGTTGCAATCTTGGGCCTACATTCTCTTATTCACTGGGCTGCATGTGTCTCTATCATTTCAGACAAGGTTTATGACTTGAGTATCGAGACCACTCTTCTTACTGTGTAAGCTTCGAATAAAACTCAATCTGATCTAATCCCATCCTCACACTTGCGCGTTTGCAGATTCGGAACTATTCTCGGCTTTGTAATTTCAGTAAGTTTATTGATTACCAGTGATCTTTGGCCTACTAATCATGTATTAGTTTCGCACTTCGTCTGCGTTTGAGAGGTACAATGAAGGCAAGAAGCTGCTGTCGAGTATAGCCTATTCAAGTAGAATATTTGCTCGGATAGGTCAGTCGTGTGTCGAACATCAGCTCCCTCC
It contains:
- a CDS encoding bestrophin protein encodes the protein MGYITIPATAIASFIFFGFLAAGEEIENPFGYDKNDLDMDYFCKILIRAELDALMSVPVPKPEEWAFSEDNNYLFESDDAEIPGRSPEEWLEETNPEEAMRNALMDYELGLYTDSRS